AAAAAGATTGGTAAGCCATTTCATAACGGCAAAGATACTTATTTTAGCTATTTCGGTATAGAGTCCATAAAAAAAGCGTCCCTCGTAAGGAACGCTTTGCTTATTTTGCATAAAGAAATTATTATTTCTTTCCTGCTGCTTTTTCTGCTTTTGCAGCCTCTTGCGCAGCTTTCATTGCAGCACGAGATATTCTTACTTGTGCTACCACAGTATTATCTGGATGAAGTAACTTAAAGTTATTTGTATCTATTTTAGTTACATATAACTTGTTACCCATTTCAAGTTCAGAGATGTTAGCCTCTACAAAATCAGGTAGGTTAGCAGGTAATGCTCTCACTTTAAGTTTACGTTGGTTTAGACGAAGTACACCACCACCAAGTACACCAGGAGATGTTCCTGTTACTTTTACAGGTACTTCCATAGTAATTTCTTTATCATCATGTAGCTGATAAAAATCCATGTGAAGTATTCTGTCTGTTACAGGATGAAACTGTACATCTTGCATAACAGCATTGTAGGTTTTCCCTGCAAGGTCAATTACTACAGTGTGTGCTTCTGGGGTGTAAACAAGGTTTTTAAAAGCCTTTTCTTCTGCAGTAAAATGTACTGGCTGTTCTCCTCCGTATAACACGCAAGGAACCATTCCAGCATTACGTGCGGTACGCGTTGCCGCCTTACCTACGCTTTCTCTTTCAGATCCGTTGATCGTAATTGATTTCATTGAAATAAAATATAGTTAATAAATAATAAATTACATTAAAAATTTACCGCTTATAGAGTTGTTAAGGTGTACTTTGTGCATTACCTCGGCAAACAAATCAGCGCATGTTATTACGCGTATTTTGCCACTCTGTTTCTTTAACGGTATAGTATCGGTGACAATAAGTTCCGATAGTTTCGATTTCTCTATTTTCTCGTAAGCATCGCCCGATAATATGGCGTGCGTACATATAGCTCTAACACTAAGTGCTCCCTTTTCTATCATTAAGTCGGCAGCTTTAGTTAGCGTACCTCCTGTGTCAATCATATCGTCTACCAATATTACGTTGCGCCCTTTAACTTCGCCAATAAGCTCCATTTTCTCTACAACGTTGGCAGCTTTACGGTGCTTGTAGCAAATTACTACATCACTACTTAAAAACTTAGAGTACGCGTATGCTCTTTTAGAACCACCCATGTCTGGAGAAGCAATGGTTAAGTTCTCCAAATTTAAACTCCTAACATGCGGTAGGAATATTGTTGACGCAAACAAGTGGTCTACTGGTTTTTCAAAGAATCCTTGTATTTGGTCAGCATGCAAATCCATTGTCATAATTCGAGTTGCACCTGCCGATTCCAGTAGCTTAGCCACTAATTTAGCCCCTATCGGAACTCTTGGTTTATCTTTTCTGTCCTGTCGTGCCCAACCAAAGTAAGGTATAACAGCCGTTATGTGTCTTGCCGAAGCTCTTTTAGCAGCGTCTATCATTAATAACAGCTCCATTAAATTATCCGAATTCGGAAAGGTTGAGCATACTAAAAATACGCGTAACCCTCTGATTGATTCTTCAAATGAAGGCTGAAACTCGCCATCGCTGTAAGTAGAGAACGTAATTTTACCTAGCTCAACACCATAGCTCTCCGCCATTTTTTCGGCTAGGTACACACTTTGAGAACATGCAAATATCTTTGCTTCAGGCTCTACGTATGACATTTTTAAATAGTTGTTTTGTAGTTAGTTAGTGTTGTGTTGTGTAACGAGGTGCAAATTTAGGAATTTAATTTGAGTACAGAAGTAAATTGTCAGGTATTTTTCTGTTGTTTAAATAAAAAGTTTTACATTTGCACCCACAAATTTACTGTATGCCTGAATGGCGGAACTGGTAGACGCGCACGACTCAAACTCGTGTACCTTTGGTGTGTGGGTTCGATTCCCACTTCAGGTACTACTAACGTACATTAACGTGATAAAAAAGACTAACAATTTTGTTGGTCTTTTTTTGTTTTTAAAGGTACTAATAACTTAACAACTGTAGCGTTTGCTCAATCCACAGTTTTTTATCCAAATAAATATAGTATTGTGCTTAATAAAGCTTAAGGGGTATAAAATTTTTATTAGCGATAACAATATACTATAACCCATGTTTAGATGGAGGGAATTGCTATTTCTTGAGGCTTTTTGGCGGAGTGCTATATGCATAAATAGTTGCAAAATTGAGGATAACAAATTTGCACCCTAAAAACACTATTAAAATTTAGTTTATTGGATTAAAACGAATAATTTTGAATTAGCAAAAAGTAATGTTTTATAATAATTGCCTTGCACTATTGTAACTTAGCGTATAAAAAAATCAACTAAATTAAGTACCCAACCATGAAAAAACTAAGCCTTATTAACACCTTATTACTATTTGGTATAATAGCCTATTTAACTTACCAGCATTTTGATGTTGAAACTGAAACTGACAAACAGTTTATTCCTGAATTATCTGTAGAGCGCCTTAATGTTATTGGCAAAGATAAAAACCTATACATGGCAATTAGTAACCCCGAAAGGCAGGCACTTGCTACAATGGGGGGCGATACACTTTTTCCGAATACCAAACGCGATTTGTCAGGAATTATGTTTTTTAATCGTGTGGGCGACGAGGTAGGAGGTATATTTTATGATGGCAATGATACGATAAGCGATCAAGGTATTACGTTTGACCAGCAGAAAAACGACCAAGTAATGGCAATAATGAAAAGCGAATATAAAGAGGGTAATAATTGGAAACGTTGGTATGGTATGTATTTGAGAGAACGTACAGACTCGATTACACAGACCCAGGTTTTTAAGAACTTTTATAAAGAAACAGAAAACTTTACTGAAGAAGAAAAGGAAAAGGCCTATACGGAAATGCGTAGAAAACTGGATGAAGAAATTAATGTATACCGAATGTTTTTAGGGCGTGAAGAAACTGAAAACGTGGGGCTGTTTTTATATGATTCCAAAGGGCGCGAGCGTATAAAGTTGTACGTTGATGATAAAGACAATGCCAAACTGATTATAAAAGATACATTGGGTAACATACAGGATTTGACTAAAATATAATAAAATACATAGCAGAGTTTTCTATTCAATAAAAAACCGCCCCATTGGGGCGGTTTTAAGTTATATATAAGTAAATTTAGATAAACCTTATAATGGAATATTACCGTGTTTACGGTCGGGTCGTACAACGGCTTTATGCTCCAGCATGCTAAACGCTTTTATTAGTTTTTTGCGGGTATCTTTTGGTAGTATAACTTCATCTACAAAACCACGTTGTGCAGCGCGATACGGATTCGCGAATTTATCGGCATACTCCGCTTCTTTTTCTAATAGTTTCGCTTCCGAGTCTTCTGCTTCCGAAATTTCACGCTTAAAGATGATTTCACTGGCACCCTTAGCTCCCATTACGGCAATTTCGGCAGTAGGCCATGCAAAATTCATATCGGCACCAATGTGTTTTGAGTTCATTACATCGTACGCACCGCCATAGGCTTTACGGGTAATAACGGTAACTCTTGGCACGGTAGCCTCGCTCAATGCATATAGTAGTTTTGCGCCGTGTGTTATAATACCGTTCCACTCTTGGTTGGTTCCTGGTAAAAAGCCAGGTACATCTACCAATACTAATAGTGGTATATTAAACGCATCGCAAAAACGTGTAAAACGTGCTGCTTTTGTCGAGCTGTTTACATCCAGTACTCCTGCTAAATACATCGGCTGGTTGGCTACAATACCTACGCTTCTGCCACCAATGCGGGAGAAACCTACAATAATATTTTCGGCAAAATCTTTATGTATTTCGTAAAAAGAATCTTCGTCAATAATACCACTAATAACCTCGTGCATATCGTAAGGCTTGTTAGCGCTATCAGGTATAATGTTAGATAACGATTCTCTAATTTCATCTTTAAATTCGAAGCCCAATTTAGGAGCGGTTTCTTTATTGTTTTGTGGTAAGTAACTTAATAGGGTTTTAATATCCTCCAAACATGCTACATCGTTAGCTGAGGTAGTATGTGCCACCCCCGATTTTGTAGCGTGCGTACTTGCACCTCCTAGCTCCTCACTAGTTACGGTTTCGTTGGTTACGGTTTTAACTACGTTAGGTCCTGTAACAAACATATAACTCGTGTTCTCTACCATCATGGTAAAATCCGTCATGGCAGGCGAGTATACTGCGCCACCTGCACAAGGACCCATAATAGCCGAGATTTGTGGTATTACGCCACTGCTCTGTACGTTACGGTAAAAAATATCAGCATAACCGCCCAATGAGCGTACACCTTCCTGAATACGTGCACCACCCGAATCGTTAAGTCCTATCATAGGCGCACCATTACGGACAGCCATATCCATTACTTTACAAATTTTTTCGGCATGCGTTTCGGATAATGCACCTCCAAATACTGTAAAATCTTGGGCAAAAACATACACCAATCTGCCATTAATGGTACCATAGCCTGTAATAACACCGTCGCCATAGTACTGCTCTTTTTCCATGCCAAAATCGGTAGTACGGTGGGTAACCAGCATACCCATTTCTTCAAAAGAACCTTCGTCCATTAAGTACTCCACACGCTCGCGTGCGGTAAGTTTCTTTTTGGCGTGTTGTTTTTCTATTCGTTTTTTGCCTCCGCCTAAATGTGCCTGAGCAATTTTATCGTTTAATATTTTTATTTTGTCTTCCATGAGTTTACTGTATTGGCAGTCGTAAAATTTTCTGGTCTTCCAAATAGTGTTTTAAGGCAACATACGCTGCAATTTCTGCTTCGTTATCCAATTTCGATTGTAGCTTTTCGGCATCGTAATATTTCTTTACAAAATGCGTGTCGAAGTTGCCCGAACGGAACGCTTCATGCTCGCACACAAAGGTACCAAAGGGTAGGGTAGTACTAATGCCCTCTACTTTGTAGTTGGCAATAGCGTCT
The Flavobacterium litorale genome window above contains:
- a CDS encoding 50S ribosomal protein L25/general stress protein Ctc codes for the protein MKSITINGSERESVGKAATRTARNAGMVPCVLYGGEQPVHFTAEEKAFKNLVYTPEAHTVVIDLAGKTYNAVMQDVQFHPVTDRILHMDFYQLHDDKEITMEVPVKVTGTSPGVLGGGVLRLNQRKLKVRALPANLPDFVEANISELEMGNKLYVTKIDTNNFKLLHPDNTVVAQVRISRAAMKAAQEAAKAEKAAGKK
- a CDS encoding ribose-phosphate pyrophosphokinase, translating into MSYVEPEAKIFACSQSVYLAEKMAESYGVELGKITFSTYSDGEFQPSFEESIRGLRVFLVCSTFPNSDNLMELLLMIDAAKRASARHITAVIPYFGWARQDRKDKPRVPIGAKLVAKLLESAGATRIMTMDLHADQIQGFFEKPVDHLFASTIFLPHVRSLNLENLTIASPDMGGSKRAYAYSKFLSSDVVICYKHRKAANVVEKMELIGEVKGRNVILVDDMIDTGGTLTKAADLMIEKGALSVRAICTHAILSGDAYEKIEKSKLSELIVTDTIPLKKQSGKIRVITCADLFAEVMHKVHLNNSISGKFLM
- a CDS encoding acyl-CoA carboxylase subunit beta, which gives rise to MEDKIKILNDKIAQAHLGGGKKRIEKQHAKKKLTARERVEYLMDEGSFEEMGMLVTHRTTDFGMEKEQYYGDGVITGYGTINGRLVYVFAQDFTVFGGALSETHAEKICKVMDMAVRNGAPMIGLNDSGGARIQEGVRSLGGYADIFYRNVQSSGVIPQISAIMGPCAGGAVYSPAMTDFTMMVENTSYMFVTGPNVVKTVTNETVTSEELGGASTHATKSGVAHTTSANDVACLEDIKTLLSYLPQNNKETAPKLGFEFKDEIRESLSNIIPDSANKPYDMHEVISGIIDEDSFYEIHKDFAENIIVGFSRIGGRSVGIVANQPMYLAGVLDVNSSTKAARFTRFCDAFNIPLLVLVDVPGFLPGTNQEWNGIITHGAKLLYALSEATVPRVTVITRKAYGGAYDVMNSKHIGADMNFAWPTAEIAVMGAKGASEIIFKREISEAEDSEAKLLEKEAEYADKFANPYRAAQRGFVDEVILPKDTRKKLIKAFSMLEHKAVVRPDRKHGNIPL